From the Cucurbita pepo subsp. pepo cultivar mu-cu-16 chromosome LG05, ASM280686v2, whole genome shotgun sequence genome, one window contains:
- the LOC111795610 gene encoding F-box protein At5g67140 produces the protein MSSSDMWPIEMELEAEIDRLPIDLLAHIFAMIPSFTDLAQACGVCRKWKEGVKLSLGRRESLSFAGWKMDDYSTARLIHHAYSLRQLDISRSRWGCQITDHGLHEISLAKCIPNLKSISLWGMAGITDKGVVQLISRANSLQNLNIGGTFVTDVSLFAIADNCPNLKTIGLWSCRHVTETGLLILVSKCRKLESINVWGMRVPVDCFIGLVAISPSLQIKSRSLLLNSMWPVL, from the exons ATGAGTTCGAGTGATATGTGGCCGATCGAGATGGAGTTGGAGGCTGAGATTGATCGCTTGCCGATTGACCTACTGGCTCATATTTTCGCGATGATCCCGTCCTTCACTGATTTGGCTCA GGCGTGCGGCGTCTGTAGGAAATGGAAGGAAGGAGTGAAACTGTCTCTTGGTAGGAGGGAGAGTTTGAGTTTTGCTGGTTGGAAGATGGATGATTACTCCACTGCTCGCCTTATTCACCATGCCTACAGTCTTCGACAACTCGACAT CTCAAGAAGCCGTTGGGGTTGCCAAATAACAGACCATGGATTGCATGAAATCTCTCTTGCAAAGTGCATTCCCAACCTCAAGTCCATTTCGCTATGGGGTATGGCAGGGATCACCGACAAAGGCGTGGTGCAgctg ATTTCCCGAGCTAACTCCTTGCAAAACCTGAATATCGGTGGAACATTTGTCACAGATGTCTCTCTATTCGCAATCGCGGATAACTGTCCAAATTTGAAG ACCATTGGCCTCTGGAGTTGTCGCCATGTTACAGAAACTGGACTTCTTATTCTCGTAAGTAAATGTCGCAAACTCGAGTCGATAAATGTGTGGGGAATGAGGGTTCCTGTAGACTGCTTCATTGGTTTGGTTGCGATAAGTCCATCACTCCAAATAAAATCAAGAAGTCTGCTCCTAAACTCTATGTGGCCTGTTCTGTGA